Proteins co-encoded in one Candidatus Thiodictyon syntrophicum genomic window:
- a CDS encoding RNA-guided endonuclease InsQ/TnpB family protein, whose product MVALAVHLDQHRPMLRLQAFKFELMPDGGQARDMRRFAGSCRFVFNKALAMQQELHAADEKKLGYAGLCKALTEWKADPATAWLCDTPSQALQQTLKDLERAYTKFFSKRADFPRFKKKGRSGDSFRYPQGYKLDQANGRLFLPKLGWMRYRKSRDVLGTVKNVTVSQSGGKWFASIQTEREAEIPVHQGGAVGIDMGIVRFATLSDGAVFEPLSSFKRQEQALAKAQRAMSRKTKFGKNWKKAKAKVQRIHTKIANARRDYLHKTTTTISQNHAMVCIEDLQVRNMSASAAGTVEAPGTNVRAKSGLNKAVLDQGWFEFRRQLDYKTAWSGGHLVAVPPQNTSRTCPCCGHIAKENRQTQARFACVECGFEENADLVGAINVLRAGHARLACGDTSLIGASAQEPAEATIREQALRVAP is encoded by the coding sequence ATGGTCGCTCTCGCCGTCCATCTCGACCAACACCGCCCTATGTTGCGTCTCCAAGCCTTCAAGTTCGAGCTGATGCCAGACGGCGGGCAGGCGCGCGATATGCGCCGCTTCGCGGGATCGTGCCGGTTCGTCTTCAACAAGGCCCTGGCGATGCAGCAGGAGCTGCACGCGGCCGACGAGAAAAAGCTCGGGTATGCCGGGCTCTGCAAGGCCCTCACCGAGTGGAAGGCCGACCCGGCTACGGCCTGGCTCTGCGACACCCCATCCCAAGCCCTGCAACAGACCCTCAAAGACCTGGAGCGAGCCTATACCAAGTTCTTCTCCAAGCGCGCCGACTTCCCACGGTTCAAGAAAAAGGGTCGGTCCGGCGACAGCTTCCGCTACCCCCAGGGCTACAAGCTCGACCAGGCCAACGGGCGCTTGTTCCTGCCTAAACTGGGTTGGATGCGCTACCGCAAGAGCCGCGATGTTCTCGGCACGGTGAAGAACGTCACCGTCAGCCAGTCGGGCGGCAAGTGGTTCGCGTCGATCCAGACCGAGCGCGAGGCCGAGATTCCGGTTCACCAGGGCGGAGCGGTCGGGATCGACATGGGCATTGTCCGCTTCGCCACCTTGAGCGACGGCGCGGTGTTCGAGCCCCTGAGCAGTTTCAAACGCCAAGAACAGGCGTTGGCGAAGGCGCAGCGCGCCATGAGCCGCAAGACCAAGTTCGGGAAGAACTGGAAGAAGGCGAAAGCCAAGGTCCAGCGCATCCATACCAAGATCGCCAACGCCCGGCGCGACTACCTGCACAAGACCACGACCACGATCAGCCAAAACCACGCGATGGTGTGCATCGAGGACTTGCAGGTTCGCAACATGTCGGCGTCGGCGGCCGGGACGGTCGAAGCGCCGGGCACCAACGTTCGGGCCAAGTCCGGCCTGAACAAAGCCGTTCTCGACCAGGGTTGGTTCGAGTTCCGTCGGCAACTGGACTACAAGACGGCGTGGAGCGGCGGGCACCTGGTCGCGGTGCCCCCACAGAACACCAGCCGGACCTGTCCGTGCTGCGGGCATATCGCCAAGGAGAACCGGCAGACTCAAGCCCGGTTCGCGTGCGTGGAATGCGGTTTCGAGGAAAACGCCGATTTGGTCGGCGCGATCAATGTTCTAAGGGCGGGACACGCCCGGTTAGCCTGCGGAGATACTTCGCTCATTGGAGCGTCGGCCCAGGAACCCGCCGAAGCGACTATTCGCGAGCAAGCTTTGCGCGTAGCGCCGTAG
- a CDS encoding Hsp20 family protein: protein MIGYDRLSNALESAYRTEPGGYPPYNVEASGENDYRITMAVAGFAEQDLTIEAKENILTVSGNRTEDEDQQGTRLLYRGIANRSFERKFQLADYVRVVDAQLANGLLHVELRREIPEAMKPRKIEIRAVQDQTREPLTAPTELRAAA, encoded by the coding sequence ATGATCGGCTACGACCGGCTCTCCAATGCACTTGAGAGCGCCTATCGCACCGAGCCCGGCGGCTATCCGCCCTACAACGTCGAGGCGAGCGGCGAGAACGACTACCGCATCACCATGGCGGTTGCGGGCTTCGCGGAACAGGACCTGACCATCGAGGCCAAGGAGAACATCCTGACCGTCTCCGGTAATCGGACCGAAGACGAGGACCAACAGGGCACCCGGCTGCTCTACCGCGGGATCGCCAACCGCAGCTTCGAGCGCAAGTTCCAACTCGCGGACTATGTCCGGGTGGTGGATGCGCAACTCGCCAACGGGCTGCTCCACGTCGAACTGCGGCGCGAGATCCCGGAGGCCATGAAGCCGCGCAAGATCGAGATCCGCGCCGTCCAGGACCAGACCCGGGAGCCGCTGACCGCCCCCACCGAGTTGCGAGCCGCTGCCTGA
- a CDS encoding YbhB/YbcL family Raf kinase inhibitor-like protein codes for MRKIPLLLSLLAAASGADAGTFTLTSPQIAPNATIAKAQVYNGFGCTGDNVSPALNWQDPPTGTKGFALLVHDPDAPTGGAGWWHWVLIDIPATVDALPLGAGASDGSKMVAGARQITTDFGSAGWGGPCPPVGAKPHRYNFTLHALDVPKLEVPPGASAALVGYLVNSHSLGKASLTGLYGREQ; via the coding sequence ATGCGCAAGATTCCGCTCCTGCTGAGCCTGCTGGCCGCCGCGTCAGGTGCCGACGCCGGCACCTTTACGCTGACCAGTCCGCAGATCGCGCCCAATGCCACGATTGCTAAGGCGCAGGTCTACAACGGCTTCGGGTGCACCGGCGATAATGTGTCACCGGCCCTGAACTGGCAGGACCCGCCGACGGGCACCAAGGGCTTCGCGCTCCTGGTGCATGACCCGGACGCCCCGACCGGGGGGGCTGGCTGGTGGCACTGGGTGCTGATCGACATCCCGGCAACGGTCGATGCGCTGCCCCTCGGTGCCGGGGCCAGTGATGGTTCAAAGATGGTCGCGGGCGCGCGTCAGATCACGACCGATTTCGGCAGTGCGGGCTGGGGCGGCCCCTGTCCGCCGGTCGGGGCTAAACCCCATCGGTACAACTTCACCCTGCACGCGCTCGATGTGCCTAAGCTCGAGGTTCCGCCGGGGGCCAGCGCGGCGCTGGTCGGCTATCTGGTCAACAGCCACAGTCTGGGCAAGGCGAGCCTGACCGGGCTTTACGGTCGCGAGCAGTAA
- a CDS encoding formylglycine-generating enzyme family protein, producing the protein MGRTEASFAQYDRFAEATGRRKPDDRGWGRGDRPVIDVSWVNASAYAAWLAGQTGQPYRLPSEAEWEYAARAGRHRLAAVPRGFPARPGPLARSAIRQAGMGGGAWLERPRAEPGRFPAGHRRPLLPRGNHSSRSHAGASLPLSQAATVTGSAAPQCGAASAQLTPAGLSARSCRTGVRRSQVGP; encoded by the coding sequence ATGGGTCGAACCGAGGCGAGCTTCGCGCAATACGACCGTTTTGCCGAGGCGACCGGCCGCAGGAAGCCTGACGACCGGGGTTGGGGGCGCGGCGATCGGCCGGTGATCGATGTCTCCTGGGTCAACGCGAGCGCCTATGCCGCCTGGCTTGCCGGGCAGACCGGCCAGCCCTATCGCCTGCCCAGCGAGGCCGAATGGGAATATGCCGCCCGCGCCGGACGACATCGGCTTGCGGCTGTCCCGAGGGGCTTCCCCGCCCGGCCGGGGCCGCTAGCGCGGAGCGCAATCCGGCAAGCAGGCATGGGTGGCGGGGCCTGGCTGGAAAGGCCCCGGGCGGAGCCGGGGCGGTTTCCAGCCGGGCACCGCCGCCCCCTGCTGCCACGCGGGAACCATTCTTCTCGTTCCCACGCCGGCGCGTCACTGCCGCTAAGTCAAGCCGCAACGGTTACTGGGAGCGCCGCACCCCAGTGCGGCGCGGCCTCTGCTCAACTCACACCGGCGGGGTTGTCTGCGAGATCGTGCCGCACTGGGGTGCGGCGCTCCCAGGTCGGGCCGTAG
- a CDS encoding toll/interleukin-1 receptor domain-containing protein, translating to MPDGETFDCFLSHNSRAQPAVRALAAQLRDRGLTVWLDEEQLRPGLPWQPLLESGIRAARSVAVLVGADGLGPWEQKEMRAALSLAVKDGRPVIPVLLADAPAAPELPLFLAKHMKIGGQAPEMIALPAGCFQMGSPPGEPGAGMARVPGIPSCGRLCHGSNRGELRAIRPFCRGDRPQEA from the coding sequence ATGCCCGACGGCGAGACCTTCGACTGCTTCTTGAGCCACAACAGCCGGGCCCAGCCCGCGGTGCGGGCGCTGGCGGCGCAACTGCGCGACCGCGGTCTGACCGTCTGGCTGGACGAGGAGCAATTGCGGCCGGGCTTGCCCTGGCAGCCGCTCCTGGAGTCCGGTATCCGCGCCGCGCGCAGCGTCGCCGTCCTGGTCGGGGCGGACGGGCTGGGGCCTTGGGAGCAGAAGGAGATGCGCGCCGCCCTCAGCCTGGCAGTGAAGGACGGACGCCCGGTGATTCCGGTCCTGTTGGCCGACGCCCCCGCGGCGCCCGAGTTGCCGCTCTTCCTCGCCAAGCACATGAAGATCGGCGGCCAGGCGCCGGAGATGATCGCCCTGCCGGCCGGGTGTTTTCAGATGGGCAGTCCGCCGGGAGAACCTGGCGCTGGGATGGCGAGGGTCCCCGGCATTCCGTCTTGTGGGCGCCTTTGCCATGGGTCGAACCGAGGCGAGCTTCGCGCAATACGACCGTTTTGCCGAGGCGACCGGCCGCAGGAAGCCTGA
- a CDS encoding HigA family addiction module antitoxin — translation MRRERLNSRAAMISGGFVSPLTREMPAMSRSPTITEDPPLLVLPPIHPGEVLRDELDELGLSANALARALDVPPNRVTEVLNGQRSVSADTALRLARYFGTSARFWMNLQLSYELAVAERTLGESIAECVRPRAA, via the coding sequence ATGAGGAGGGAGCGCTTGAATTCGCGGGCTGCTATGATCAGTGGCGGATTTGTTTCACCTTTGACGAGGGAGATGCCAGCAATGTCGAGATCACCGACTATCACTGAAGATCCGCCGCTCCTGGTCCTCCCGCCCATCCACCCGGGCGAGGTGCTGCGCGACGAACTCGATGAATTGGGCCTGTCAGCCAACGCGCTGGCGCGTGCCCTGGACGTGCCGCCGAACCGTGTCACCGAGGTCCTCAACGGCCAGCGCTCGGTCAGCGCGGACACCGCGCTACGCCTTGCCCGCTATTTCGGCACTTCGGCCCGGTTCTGGATGAATCTGCAATTGAGCTATGAGCTGGCGGTCGCCGAACGGACACTGGGAGAGTCGATTGCGGAGTGCGTCCGGCCCCGCGCTGCATGA
- a CDS encoding glutamate-5-semialdehyde dehydrogenase: protein MTQPPITDIPAYMADLGRRARTAARALARAATLDKDAALIAIAQHIERERAVIATANRADLDAGAAKGLDAAMLDRLELTPGRIDAMLEGLRQIAALPDPIGAITDLNYRPSGIQVGRMRVPLGVVGIIYESRPNVTADAAGLCLKSGNATVLRGGSESLASNQAIAACIRAGLTQAGLPADGVQVVATTDRAAVGSMIAMPEFIDVIIPRGGKGLIERISRDARVPVIKHLDGICHVYLDAAADPDQALRIVMNAKTQRYGTCNTLETLLVDAPVAATLLPPIAAALAAQGVELRGCPRTLDLVPYALPATDEDWDTEYLAPILSIRILDGLDAAMDHIARHGSAHTDAIVTQDYGRARRFLREVDSSSVMVNASTRFADGFEYGLGAEIGISTDKFHARGPVGLEGLTSLKFVVLGDGQVRA from the coding sequence ATGACCCAGCCCCCGATCACCGACATCCCGGCCTACATGGCAGACCTGGGCCGCCGCGCCCGCACCGCCGCCCGCGCCCTGGCCCGCGCCGCCACCCTCGACAAGGACGCGGCCCTCATCGCCATCGCGCAGCACATCGAGCGCGAGCGGGCGGTGATCGCCACCGCCAACCGCGCGGACCTGGACGCCGGGGCGGCCAAGGGCCTGGACGCGGCCATGCTGGACCGCCTGGAACTCACCCCCGGGCGCATCGACGCCATGCTGGAGGGGCTGCGCCAGATCGCCGCCCTGCCCGACCCCATCGGCGCCATCACCGACCTCAACTACCGCCCCTCCGGCATCCAGGTGGGGCGGATGCGGGTGCCGCTGGGGGTCGTCGGCATCATCTACGAGTCGCGCCCCAACGTCACCGCCGACGCCGCCGGGCTTTGTCTCAAATCCGGCAACGCCACGGTGCTGCGCGGCGGCTCCGAGTCGCTCGCCTCCAACCAGGCCATCGCCGCCTGCATCCGCGCCGGCCTGACGCAAGCCGGGCTGCCGGCCGATGGGGTCCAGGTGGTCGCCACCACCGACCGCGCCGCGGTCGGGTCCATGATCGCCATGCCGGAGTTCATCGACGTCATCATCCCGCGCGGCGGCAAGGGGCTGATCGAGCGCATCAGCCGGGACGCGCGGGTACCGGTGATCAAGCACTTAGACGGCATCTGTCACGTGTACCTGGACGCCGCCGCGGACCCGGATCAGGCCCTGCGCATCGTCATGAACGCCAAGACCCAGCGCTACGGCACCTGCAACACCCTGGAGACCCTGCTGGTCGACGCACCCGTGGCCGCAACCCTGCTGCCGCCCATCGCCGCCGCCCTGGCCGCCCAGGGCGTGGAACTGCGCGGCTGCCCCCGCACTCTCGATCTGGTCCCCTACGCCCTGCCGGCCACCGACGAGGACTGGGACACCGAGTACCTGGCCCCCATCCTCTCCATCCGGATCCTGGACGGACTGGACGCCGCCATGGACCACATCGCCCGCCACGGCTCGGCCCACACCGACGCCATCGTCACCCAGGACTATGGCCGCGCCCGCCGCTTCCTGCGCGAGGTCGACTCAAGCTCCGTCATGGTCAACGCCAGCACCCGCTTCGCCGACGGCTTCGAGTACGGCTTAGGCGCCGAGATCGGCATCAGCACCGACAAGTTCCACGCCCGCGGGCCGGTGGGCCTGGAGGGGCTGACCTCGCTCAAGTTCGTGGTGCTGGGTGATGGGCAGGTGCGCGCCTGA
- a CDS encoding DUF29 domain-containing protein, with protein MATHRYEQDIVAWADEQARLLRAGDFTLLDLEHIAEEIEDVGKSERRELKSRMAVLLAHLLKWQYQPERRGNSRRRTIRIQRRSVIRCLAETLSLKADLRDAGWWEQAWDDAISNVLKEVEIDDLPETCPWSMDDILNDEFWPEP; from the coding sequence ATGGCCACTCATCGTTATGAACAAGACATCGTCGCCTGGGCCGATGAACAGGCGCGGCTGCTGCGTGCCGGCGACTTTACTCTGCTGGACCTGGAGCACATTGCAGAGGAGATCGAGGACGTGGGCAAGAGCGAGCGGCGCGAATTAAAGAGCAGGATGGCCGTGCTCCTGGCCCATCTCCTGAAGTGGCAATATCAGCCCGAGCGCCGCGGCAATAGCCGGCGGCGCACGATCAGGATCCAGCGCCGCAGCGTCATCCGTTGTCTTGCCGAAACGCTCAGTTTGAAGGCCGACTTGCGGGATGCCGGATGGTGGGAACAGGCCTGGGACGATGCCATCAGCAACGTGCTGAAAGAGGTCGAGATCGACGACTTGCCCGAAACCTGTCCCTGGTCGATGGACGACATTCTGAATGATGAGTTTTGGCCTGAGCCGTAG
- a CDS encoding superoxide dismutase — translation MAHQLPALPYAKDALAPVISAETIDYHYGKHHQAYVTNLNNLIPGTEFESLSLEDIILKSSGGVFNNAAQVWNHTFYWNCLSPTGGGAPTGALAAAIDAKFGSFEDFKKAFTQSAVTNFGSGWTWLVKNADGSLEIFNTANAGCPLTSGKKPLLTVDVWEHAYYIDYRNARPKYLETIWDKINWGFVAANFGG, via the coding sequence ATGGCACACCAACTGCCCGCACTGCCCTACGCGAAGGACGCCCTTGCCCCCGTGATCTCCGCCGAGACCATCGACTATCACTACGGCAAGCACCACCAGGCCTATGTCACCAACCTCAACAACCTGATCCCGGGCACCGAGTTCGAGTCACTGTCCCTGGAAGACATCATCCTGAAGTCCTCCGGCGGGGTCTTCAACAATGCCGCCCAGGTCTGGAATCATACCTTTTACTGGAACTGCCTGAGCCCCACCGGCGGCGGCGCACCCACCGGCGCCCTGGCCGCCGCCATCGACGCCAAGTTCGGCTCCTTCGAGGACTTCAAGAAGGCCTTCACCCAGTCCGCCGTCACCAACTTCGGCTCCGGCTGGACCTGGCTCGTGAAGAACGCCGACGGCTCGCTTGAGATCTTCAACACCGCCAATGCCGGCTGCCCCCTGACCTCCGGCAAGAAGCCCCTGCTGACGGTCGATGTCTGGGAGCACGCCTACTATATCGACTACCGCAACGCCCGTCCCAAGTACCTGGAAACCATCTGGGACAAGATCAACTGGGGATTCGTGGCGGCGAATTTCGGGGGCTGA